The Amblyomma americanum isolate KBUSLIRL-KWMA chromosome 6, ASM5285725v1, whole genome shotgun sequence genome has a window encoding:
- the Trs23 gene encoding trafficking protein particle complex subunit 4-like protein Trs23 — protein sequence MHYQAGSIHQRCIHCSHFSASLSVSLRRLASTALPGECCCAEGGRSSPAAAMPVYSVYIVSKSGGLIFHSDFPSMPRVEVEKTFSYPLDMTLSYQNVLKRVVVVFGQRDGVCVGHAVMAVNGVAVNGRLLEDGRDVEAVVADEANYPLSIRFGRPRLTTNERIVLASTFHSFYAIASQLSPEPKSSGIEVLEAGAFRLHCYQTVTGIKFIVLADTRQSVLEPLLRRLFELYADYALKNPFYSLEMPIRCELFDTNLQAAVEQMERTGISNV from the exons ATGCACTACCAAGCAGGGAGTATTCACCAACGTTGTATTCACTGTAGTCACTTCAGCGCTTCGCTTAGCGTGTCGCTGCGTCGGCTTGCTTCTACTGCCCTCCCTGGCGAATGCTGTTGTGCTGAGGGCGGACGAAGCTCACCAGCAGCAGCCATGCCCGTGTACAGCGTGTACATCGTGAGTAAGTCGGGCGGCCTCATCTTCCACAGCGACTTCCCGAGCATGCCTCGCGTCGAGGTGGAGAAGACGTTCAGCTACCCGCTGGACATGACCCTGTCGTACCAGAATGTGCTCAAGCGCGTCGTGGTGGTGTTCGGCCAGCGAGACGGCGTGTGCGTCGGCCACGCCGTCATGGCTGTCAACGGAGTCGCCGTCAACGGCCGGCTGCTCGAGGACGGCCGCGACGTGGAGGCGGTCGTCGCCGACGAGGCCAA CTACCCGCTCAGCATCCGGTTTGGCCGCCCTCGGCTGACAACCAACGAACGCATCGTTCTCGCCAGCACCTTCCACTCGTTTTACGCCATTGCCTCGCAGCTCTCACCGGAGCCCAAGTCATCGGGCATCGAGGTTTTGGAGGCGGGTGCCTTCCGCCTGCACTGCTATCAGACCGTGACTGGCATCAAGTTTATTGTGCTCGCTGACACCCGTCAGTCGGTGCTGGAGCCATTGCTGCGACGGTTGTTTGAGCTGTACGCCGACTACGCGCTGAAGAACCCGTTCTATTCGCTCGAGATGCCGATACGATGCGAGCTCTTTGATACCAACCTCCAGGCCGCTGTTGAGCAGATGGAGCGGACGGGCATCAGCAATGTCTAA
- the LOC144095157 gene encoding uncharacterized protein LOC144095157, protein MGSTTRIRWLLPAALAMALLAGVSTQGNQLQRIVMKICGERHLHVSEVVADCAARVYGENGMHLTLRECLLTHLEGRDPDASLRVSPAAVEELCAWTNMSALAAVNTDADASKVVPYKAGSTFYCALANLKITPHEYLQAYEECHRQYKTLVGPEHED, encoded by the coding sequence ATGGGATCCACAACCAGGATCCGCTGGCTACTGCCTGCGGCGCTTGCAATGGCTCTCTTGGCTGGCGTGAGCACGCAGGGGAACCAGCTGCAGCGGATCGTCATGAAGATCTGCGGTGAACGACACCTTCACGTATCGGAAGTTGTGGCGGACTGCGCTGCCCGGGTCTACGGAGAAAACGGCATGCACTTGACCCTTCGGGAGTGCCTGCTGACGCATCTGGAGGGCCGCGATCCCGACGCCAGCCTGCGGGTGTCGCCGGCAGCTGTGGAGGAGCTCTGTGCCTGGACAAACATGTCCGCGCTAGCAGCAGTGAACACGGACGCCGACGCAAGCAAGGTGGTGCCGTATAAGGCTGGGTCGACGTTCTACTGCGCCCTGGCCAATCTAAAGATCACCCCACATGAGTACCTCCAGGCCTACGAAGAGTGTCACCGGCAGTACAAGACTCTCGTCGGTCCGGAGCACGAAGACTGA